A region of Porites lutea chromosome 13, jaPorLute2.1, whole genome shotgun sequence DNA encodes the following proteins:
- the LOC140923272 gene encoding uncharacterized protein — MAKIVTVIDGVATAAKALEKVEDINRALVKVKEGLHSVKVSQFDATQVQREIEGELFDKWHEGCEVMEAKGIAIDRIQSFLDHLQDAYEGIDEEMRKKMNGIEWAKEWAYKVMEFKYNASSDSSARYGMIAFGKSKDGKFVDCMYCLYKLDFKVAPERIITKKEHSVLWGLVKWETVEERVQERVLGVKSLKRIKNFFRFKALEGFYKEGLIDRINVVPSIEDVADDK; from the exons ATGGCTAAG ATAGTTACAGTGATAGATGGAGTGGCTACAGCAGCAAAAGCTTTAGAAAAAGTAGAGGACATTAACCGAGCTTTGGTAAAAGTGAAGGAAGGTCTCCACTCTGTGAAAGTTTCCCAGTTTGACGCGACTCAGGTTCAACGAGAAATTGAGGGCGAACTATTTGACAAATGGCACGAGGGTTGCGAG GTAATGGAAGCCAAAGGTATTGCCATTGACCGTATCCAAAGCTTCCTGGATCATCTTCAGGACGCTTATGAGGGCATTGATGAAGAgatgagaaagaaaatgaaCGGAATCGAGTGGGCAAAAGAATGGGCATATAAGGTAATGGAGTTTAAATACAACGCGTCAAGTGATTCTAGTGCCAGGTACGGAATGATAGCGTTTGGAAAATCCAAAGATGGAAAGTTTGTAGACTGCATGTACTGCCTCTACAAGCTGGATTTTAAAGTTGCCCCTGAGAGAATCATCACCAAAAAGGAACATTCAGTTTTGTGGGGTCTGGTCAAATGGGAAACTGTGGAAGAGAGAGTACAGGAAAGAGTGCTTGGCGTGAAGTCGCTGAAACGCATCAAAAATTTCTTCCGCTTCAAGGCCCTGGAAGGCTTTTACAAAGAAGGTCTCATCGACCGAATTAATGTGGTGCCATCTATTGAAGATGTGGCGGATGACAAGTAG
- the LOC140923271 gene encoding uncharacterized protein isoform X1, whose protein sequence is MYIGISPIRQTQGYAKYIAQTLIPSPRRFKVQQMGSILSYFFSKGDDSKEKDSSTVQDDAAESGSDRGNVSRQEKEIGRVGVSYLGEIKTNDAEVKNKALDKVKAGLYSVKVSQFDATQLQREIEGELFDKWHEGCEVMEAKGIAIESIQSFLDHLQDAYEGIDEEMRKKMNGIQWAGEWAYKVMEFKYNASSDSSARYGMIAFGKSKDGKFVDCMYCLYKLDFKVAPERIITTKHHSSFWGLIKWQTVDEKEQERVLGVKPLKRIQNFFRFKALEGFYKEGLIDEINVVPSIEDLADDK, encoded by the exons ATGTACATCGGAATATCTCCTATCAGGCAGACTCAAG GTTACGCTAAATACATTGCCCAGACCCTTATCCCATCGCCAAGGCGTTTCAAGGTTCAGCAAATGGGAAGCATATTATCGTATTTCTTTTCCAAAGGCGATGATTCAAAAGAAAAGGACAGCTCGACAGTTCAG GACGATGCTGCCGAGAGTGGCAGTGACCGTGGAAATGTAAGTAGACAGGAG AAAGAGATAGGTCGTGTTGGTGTTAGCTATCTGGGGGAAATAAAGACAAATGACGCGGAAGTGAAGAACAAGGCGCTGGATAAGGTCAAAGCTGGGCTCTACAGTGTCAAAGTATCTCAGTTTGACGCGACTCAGCTCCAGAGAGAAATTGAAGGGGAGTTATTCGACAAATGGCACGAAGGGTGCGAG GTAATGGAAGCCAAAGGTATTGCCATTGAGAGTATCCAAAGCTTCTTGGATCATCTTCAGGACGCTTATGAGGGTATTGATGAAGAgatgagaaagaaaatgaaCGGAATCCAGTGGGCAGGTGAATGGGCATATAAAGTAATGGAGTTTAAATACAACGCGTCAAGTGATTCTAGTGCCAGGTACGGAATGATAGCGTTTGGAAAATCCAAAGATGGAAAGTTTGTAGACTGCATGTACTGCCTCTACAAGCTAGATTTTAAAGTTGCCCCTGAGAGAATCATCACCACAAAACATCATTCAAGCTTCTGGGGTCTGATAAAATGGCAAACTGTGGACGAGAAAGAACAGGAAAGAGTGCTTGGGGTGAAGCCGCTGAAACGCATCCAAAATTTCTTCCGCTTTAAGGCCCTGGAAGGCTTTTACAAAGAAGGCCTAATCGACGAAATTAATGTGGTGCCATCTATTGAAGATCTGGCGGATGACAAGTAG
- the LOC140923271 gene encoding uncharacterized protein isoform X2, whose product MYIGISPIRQTQGYAKYIAQTLIPSPRRFKVQQMGSILSYFFSKGDDSKEKDSSTVQDDAAESGSDRGNKEIGRVGVSYLGEIKTNDAEVKNKALDKVKAGLYSVKVSQFDATQLQREIEGELFDKWHEGCEVMEAKGIAIESIQSFLDHLQDAYEGIDEEMRKKMNGIQWAGEWAYKVMEFKYNASSDSSARYGMIAFGKSKDGKFVDCMYCLYKLDFKVAPERIITTKHHSSFWGLIKWQTVDEKEQERVLGVKPLKRIQNFFRFKALEGFYKEGLIDEINVVPSIEDLADDK is encoded by the exons ATGTACATCGGAATATCTCCTATCAGGCAGACTCAAG GTTACGCTAAATACATTGCCCAGACCCTTATCCCATCGCCAAGGCGTTTCAAGGTTCAGCAAATGGGAAGCATATTATCGTATTTCTTTTCCAAAGGCGATGATTCAAAAGAAAAGGACAGCTCGACAGTTCAG GACGATGCTGCCGAGAGTGGCAGTGACCGTGGAAAT AAAGAGATAGGTCGTGTTGGTGTTAGCTATCTGGGGGAAATAAAGACAAATGACGCGGAAGTGAAGAACAAGGCGCTGGATAAGGTCAAAGCTGGGCTCTACAGTGTCAAAGTATCTCAGTTTGACGCGACTCAGCTCCAGAGAGAAATTGAAGGGGAGTTATTCGACAAATGGCACGAAGGGTGCGAG GTAATGGAAGCCAAAGGTATTGCCATTGAGAGTATCCAAAGCTTCTTGGATCATCTTCAGGACGCTTATGAGGGTATTGATGAAGAgatgagaaagaaaatgaaCGGAATCCAGTGGGCAGGTGAATGGGCATATAAAGTAATGGAGTTTAAATACAACGCGTCAAGTGATTCTAGTGCCAGGTACGGAATGATAGCGTTTGGAAAATCCAAAGATGGAAAGTTTGTAGACTGCATGTACTGCCTCTACAAGCTAGATTTTAAAGTTGCCCCTGAGAGAATCATCACCACAAAACATCATTCAAGCTTCTGGGGTCTGATAAAATGGCAAACTGTGGACGAGAAAGAACAGGAAAGAGTGCTTGGGGTGAAGCCGCTGAAACGCATCCAAAATTTCTTCCGCTTTAAGGCCCTGGAAGGCTTTTACAAAGAAGGCCTAATCGACGAAATTAATGTGGTGCCATCTATTGAAGATCTGGCGGATGACAAGTAG
- the LOC140923271 gene encoding uncharacterized protein isoform X3 has protein sequence MYIGISPIRQTQGYAKYIAQTLIPSPRRFKVQQMGSILSYFFSKGDDSKEKDSSTVQKEIGRVGVSYLGEIKTNDAEVKNKALDKVKAGLYSVKVSQFDATQLQREIEGELFDKWHEGCEVMEAKGIAIESIQSFLDHLQDAYEGIDEEMRKKMNGIQWAGEWAYKVMEFKYNASSDSSARYGMIAFGKSKDGKFVDCMYCLYKLDFKVAPERIITTKHHSSFWGLIKWQTVDEKEQERVLGVKPLKRIQNFFRFKALEGFYKEGLIDEINVVPSIEDLADDK, from the exons ATGTACATCGGAATATCTCCTATCAGGCAGACTCAAG GTTACGCTAAATACATTGCCCAGACCCTTATCCCATCGCCAAGGCGTTTCAAGGTTCAGCAAATGGGAAGCATATTATCGTATTTCTTTTCCAAAGGCGATGATTCAAAAGAAAAGGACAGCTCGACAGTTCAG AAAGAGATAGGTCGTGTTGGTGTTAGCTATCTGGGGGAAATAAAGACAAATGACGCGGAAGTGAAGAACAAGGCGCTGGATAAGGTCAAAGCTGGGCTCTACAGTGTCAAAGTATCTCAGTTTGACGCGACTCAGCTCCAGAGAGAAATTGAAGGGGAGTTATTCGACAAATGGCACGAAGGGTGCGAG GTAATGGAAGCCAAAGGTATTGCCATTGAGAGTATCCAAAGCTTCTTGGATCATCTTCAGGACGCTTATGAGGGTATTGATGAAGAgatgagaaagaaaatgaaCGGAATCCAGTGGGCAGGTGAATGGGCATATAAAGTAATGGAGTTTAAATACAACGCGTCAAGTGATTCTAGTGCCAGGTACGGAATGATAGCGTTTGGAAAATCCAAAGATGGAAAGTTTGTAGACTGCATGTACTGCCTCTACAAGCTAGATTTTAAAGTTGCCCCTGAGAGAATCATCACCACAAAACATCATTCAAGCTTCTGGGGTCTGATAAAATGGCAAACTGTGGACGAGAAAGAACAGGAAAGAGTGCTTGGGGTGAAGCCGCTGAAACGCATCCAAAATTTCTTCCGCTTTAAGGCCCTGGAAGGCTTTTACAAAGAAGGCCTAATCGACGAAATTAATGTGGTGCCATCTATTGAAGATCTGGCGGATGACAAGTAG